The Coregonus clupeaformis isolate EN_2021a chromosome 8, ASM2061545v1, whole genome shotgun sequence genome has a segment encoding these proteins:
- the zgc:86598 gene encoding STKc_CK2_alpha domain-containing protein → MSGPVTSRSRVYPDVNTQRPREYWDYESHVVEWGNQDDYQLVRKLGRGKYSEVFEAINITNNEKVVVKILKPVKKKKIKREIKILENLRGGPNIITLLDIVKDPVSRTPALVFEHVNNTDFKQLYQTLSDYDIRFYMYEILKALDYCHSMGIMHRDVKPHNVMIDHEHRKLRLIDWGLAEFYHPAQEYNVRVASRYFKGPELLVDYQMYDYSLDMWSLGCMLASMIFRKEPFFHGHDNYDQLVRIAKVLGTEDLYDYIDKYNIELDPRFNDILGRHSRKRWERFVHSENQHLVSTEALDFLDKLLRYDHHARLTAREAMDQPYFYPIVKDQARMGSTSGLSTGSTPVSSSSMMTGITSMSSSQPLANVAGSPVISSPSALATQVPAAAGAQP, encoded by the exons ATGTCTGGCCCGGTCACCAGTCGATCCCGGGTTTACCCCGACGTGAACACACAGAGACCCCGGGAGTACTGGGATTACGAGTCACATGTCGTGGAGTGGGG GAATCAAGATGACTACCAGCTGGTGCGAAAGCTCGGCCGGGGCAAATACAGCGAAGTGTTTGAAGCAATCAACATCACAAACAATGAGAAAGTAGTAGTCAAAATACTCAAG CCAGTAAAGAAGAAGAAAATCAAGCGAGAAATCAAGATTCTAGAAAATCTGCGAGGCGGCCCCAACATCATCACACTTCTAGACATCGTCAAGGATCCAGTG TCTCGGACTCCAGCCCTGGTTTTTGAACACGTTAACAACACAGACTTCAAG CAATTATATCAAACGCTATCAGACTACGACATACGGTTCTACATGTACGAGATCTTAAAG GCCCTGGACTACTGTCATAGTATGGGCATCATGCACAGAGACGTCAAGCCACACAACGTCATGATCGACCACGAACACAGAAAG CTTCGCCTTATAGATTGGGGTTTGGCAGAGTTCTACCACCCTGCTCAGGAGTACAATGTACGAGTGGCGTCCCGATACTTCAAGGGTCCAGAGCTGCTGGTCGACTACCAG ATGTACGACTACAGTTTAGACATGTGGAGCTTGGGATGCATGCTGGCCAGTATGATCTTCAGGAAGGAGCCTTTCTTCCATGGACACGACAACTACGACCAG CTTGTACGGATCGCAAAAGTCCTGGGCACAGAAGACCTTTATGACTACATCGATAAATACAACATCGAGCTAGACCCACGGTTCAACGACATTCTGGGCAG ACATTCCCGTAAGCGGTGGGAGAGGTTTGTGCACAGTGAGAACCAGCACCTGGTGAGCACCGAGGCACTGGACTTCCTGGACAAGCTGCTGCGCTACGACCACCATGCCCGCCTCACAGCCCGGGAGGCCATGGACCAGCCCTACTTCT ACCCCATTGTGAAAGACCAGGCGAGGATGGGCTCTACATCAGGGCTGTCGACTGGTTCTACCCCAGTCAGCTCCTCCAGTATGatgacag GCATCACCTCCATGTCCTCGTCGCAGCCCCTGGCTAATGTGGCAGGCTCTCCTGTGATCTCCTCCCCCAGTGCTCTGGCCACTCAGGTCCCAGCCGCCGCCGGGGCCCAGCCCTGA
- the LOC121571817 gene encoding protein tyrosine phosphatase type IVA 3: MARMNRPAPAEVCYKNMRLLITHNPTNSTLNSFIEDLKKYGATTVVRVCEVTYDKAPLEKDGITVVDWQFDDGAPPPSKVVEDWLSLLRSRFLEDPGCCVAVHCVAGLGRAPVLVALALIESGMKYEDAIQFIRQKRRGAINSKQLTYLEKYRPKQRLRYKDPHIFKNKCCIM, encoded by the exons ATGGCCCGTATGAACCGTCCGGCGCCGGCCGAGGTGTGCTACAAGAACATGCGGCTGCTCATCACGCACAACCCCACCAACTCCACCCTCAACAGCTTCATCGAG GACCTTAAGAAGTACGGAGCCACGACggtggtgagagtgtgtgaggTGACCTATGACAAGGCTCCGTTGGAGAAGGACGGCATCACCGTGGTG GACTGGCAGTTTGACGATGGTGCGCCCCCTCCCTCGAAGGTGGTGGAGGACTGGCTGAGTCTGCTAAGGTCTCGTTTCCTGGAAGATCCGGGCTGCTGCGTGGCCGTGCACTGTGTGGCTGGACTGGGCAG AGCTCCGGTGCTGGTGGCGCTGGCACTGATCGAGAGTGGGATGAAGTATGAGGATGCCATCCAGTTCATCAGACA GAAGCGCAGAGGGGCCATCAACAGCAAGCAGCTGACCTACCTGGAGAAGTACCGCCCCAAACAGAGACTGCGCTACAAAGACCCACACATCTTCAAAAACAAGTGCTGCATCATGTGA